From Candidatus Sulfotelmatobacter sp., one genomic window encodes:
- a CDS encoding TauD/TfdA family dioxygenase → MALGADVRGVDLTRPLGAREVDVIRKAWADHLVLRFRGHRGLSLEQLAAFSRYFGELDRAPIKSDPTGKLSPDEHPEITVISNVVVDGKAIGGLGSYEAVWHADMTYNPRPPKGSALYAVEIPPAGGNTYFANMYRAYETLPGELKRRAETLKCVHDASRNSAGELRVGFEDITDPRRTVGAVHPVVRTHPVTGKKCLFLGRRRNAYLVGLPLEESEALLDALWTHATKPEFVWGQEWQLGDIILWDNRCTMHRRDSFDPATRRLLYRTQIAGEEVN, encoded by the coding sequence ATGGCGCTCGGCGCCGACGTTAGGGGAGTGGATCTGACCCGCCCCCTGGGCGCGCGCGAAGTCGACGTCATCCGCAAGGCGTGGGCGGATCACCTCGTGCTGCGCTTCCGCGGGCACCGGGGGCTGTCGCTCGAGCAGCTGGCGGCGTTCTCGCGCTACTTCGGCGAGCTCGACCGGGCCCCGATCAAGAGTGACCCGACCGGGAAGCTGTCCCCCGACGAGCATCCCGAGATCACGGTGATCTCGAACGTGGTGGTCGATGGCAAGGCGATCGGTGGGCTTGGCTCGTACGAGGCGGTCTGGCACGCGGACATGACCTACAACCCCCGGCCGCCCAAGGGGAGCGCGCTCTATGCCGTGGAGATCCCGCCCGCCGGCGGCAACACCTACTTCGCGAACATGTATCGCGCCTACGAGACGCTTCCGGGCGAACTGAAGCGCCGCGCGGAGACGCTGAAGTGCGTCCACGACGCGAGCCGCAACAGCGCGGGCGAGCTGCGCGTCGGCTTCGAGGACATCACCGATCCGCGCAGGACGGTCGGCGCCGTGCACCCTGTCGTGCGCACGCACCCGGTCACCGGGAAGAAGTGCCTCTTCCTCGGCCGGCGCCGAAACGCGTACTTGGTGGGCCTGCCGCTCGAGGAGAGCGAGGCGCTGCTCGATGCGCTCTGGACCCACGCGACGAAGCCCGAGTTCGTCTGGGGGCAGGAATGGCAGCTCGGCGACATCATCCTGTGGGACAACCGCTGCACGATGCACCGGCGTGATTCGTTCGATCCGGCCACGCGCCGGCTGCTCTACCGGACGCAGATCGCCGGCGAGGAGGTGAACTGA
- a CDS encoding enolase C-terminal domain-like protein encodes MVIERVKVYQLEFPLLAPYRLSSGDLVLFDPIVVEVRDADGREGWGEALIVPGYTPESVDDAWKVCCELGARVTGMGLEAARRAALERLHVSAGAVSALLAALDMVTRHPLLSVDQDTRVPLLAPCQAHEPPEIDAEVDRLIANGFHTLKVKVGYRWQDDLERVELIQRAVNARATLRLDANRGFSEADGKAFASRLDPRGIELFEQPCGADDWAANAAVAAVSTVSVMLDESIYGLEDIERAAGVPGVGHIKLKLKKIGSVDMLASALQRIRALGLTPVLGDGVSIEIGCWMEAGVATRTISNAGEMNGFLKARERLFANPLGFEAGGIVLRRGYWPEIDRKALAAHTRVVREFGARPIPVG; translated from the coding sequence GTGGTCATCGAGCGCGTCAAGGTCTATCAGCTCGAGTTCCCGCTGCTCGCACCGTACCGGCTCTCCTCGGGGGACCTGGTTCTGTTCGACCCCATCGTGGTCGAGGTCCGGGATGCCGACGGCCGGGAGGGATGGGGCGAGGCGCTGATCGTCCCCGGCTACACCCCGGAAAGCGTCGACGACGCCTGGAAGGTGTGCTGCGAGCTGGGCGCGCGCGTGACCGGGATGGGCCTGGAGGCCGCCCGACGCGCGGCGCTGGAGCGACTGCACGTGAGCGCCGGCGCGGTGAGCGCTCTGCTCGCGGCGCTCGACATGGTGACGCGCCACCCGCTGCTCTCGGTCGATCAGGACACCAGAGTGCCGCTCCTGGCGCCTTGCCAGGCGCACGAGCCGCCCGAGATCGACGCCGAGGTCGATCGACTGATCGCAAATGGCTTCCACACGCTAAAGGTCAAGGTCGGCTACCGGTGGCAGGACGACCTCGAACGCGTGGAACTCATCCAGCGGGCCGTGAACGCGCGCGCCACGCTCCGGCTGGACGCGAACCGCGGCTTCAGCGAGGCTGACGGCAAGGCCTTCGCTTCGCGACTCGATCCGCGCGGCATCGAACTCTTCGAGCAGCCCTGCGGCGCCGACGACTGGGCCGCGAATGCCGCCGTTGCAGCCGTGTCCACCGTGTCGGTGATGCTCGACGAGTCGATCTATGGCCTCGAGGACATCGAGCGGGCGGCGGGGGTCCCCGGCGTCGGACACATCAAGCTCAAGCTGAAGAAGATCGGCAGCGTCGACATGCTGGCGAGCGCACTGCAGCGCATCCGCGCGCTCGGGCTCACGCCCGTGCTCGGGGACGGGGTCTCGATCGAGATCGGCTGCTGGATGGAGGCGGGCGTGGCGACCCGAACGATCTCCAATGCCGGCGAGATGAACGGTTTCCTGAAGGCGAGGGAGCGCCTGTTCGCGAACCCGCTCGGGTTCGAGGCGGGCGGAATTGTGCTGCGCCGGGGCTACTGGCCGGAGATCGATCGCAAGGCGCTCGCCGCGCACACCCGCGTGGTGCGCGAATTCGGCGCGCGTCCGATACCGGTCGGCTAG